A portion of the Juglans microcarpa x Juglans regia isolate MS1-56 chromosome 1D, Jm3101_v1.0, whole genome shotgun sequence genome contains these proteins:
- the LOC121235852 gene encoding BTB/POZ and TAZ domain-containing protein 4 isoform X2: MGKVDSISEGSPVVSEKSVPVAPPLPSPATTIYCQKGLVRNGSKLRGYSRVSTATKDLWERLFDEGYRADVTINNDDGGIIYAHASILGMASPVMKGMLKKLKGQGRQRSIAIRGVPHDAVRVFIRFLYSSCYEKEEMEEFVLHLLVLSHTFVVPQLKQECVRELEQGLLTIENVVDIFQLALLCDAPRLSFICHRMILRNFTAVSATEGWEAMKQSHPMLEKELLGSLIYEENMQKERIRKLNERKIYLQLYEAMEALVHICRDGCLTIGPHDKDFKANQAPCHYAACKGLEMLVRHFAGCKLRVPGGCVHCKRMWQLLELHSRLCTNSDVCRVPLCRNFKERTRRQSKKDEIKWRILVKKILRTKTIVGAPFFSWEIVSSSRKQSFLLLE; the protein is encoded by the exons ATGGGAAAGGTGGACAGCATCAGTGAAGGATCTCCCGTAGTTTCAGAGAAAAGTGTTCCAGTAGCACCTCCATTGCCTAGTCCAGCAACAACCATTTATTGTCAGAAGGGATTAGTGAGGAATGGATCGAAGTTAAGAGGATACAGCCGTGTCTCTACAGCAACAAAAGATTTGTGGGAGCGCCTGTTTGATGAAGGTTATCGAGCTGATGTTACCATCAATAATGACGATGGTGGCATCATCTATGCGCATGCTAGCATCCTT GGCATGGCTTCTCCTGTGATGAAAGGCATGTTAAAGAAATTGAAAGGCCAAGGTAGGCAGCGATCAATTGCAATCCGGGGCGTTCCACATGATGCAGTTCGAGTTTTCATTAGATTCTTGTACTCTTCCTG TTACGAGAAAGAAGAAATGGAGGAATTTGTCCTGCATTTGTTGGTGCTGTCACATACATTCGTGGTTCCTCAGTTGAAGCAAGAGTGTGTGCGAGAACTAGAGCAGGGATTACTTACCATAGAGAATGTTGTTGACATCTTTCAACTTGCATTACTGTGTGATGCCCCTCGGCTTAGCTTCATATGTCACCGTATGATTCTGAGGAACTTTACAGCTGTTTCTGCTACTGAGGGATGGGAAGCGATGAAGCAAAGCCACCCCATGCTAGAAAAGGAACTTTTGGGGTCTCTAATTTATGAAGAAAAT ATGCAAAAGGAGAGGATCAGAAAATTAAATGAGAGAAAGATTTATTTGCAATTATATGAGGCAATGGAGGCTCTAGTTCATATATGCAGAGACGGTTGTCTGACAATTGGGCCACATGATaaggattttaaagcaaaccaGGCGCCTTGTCATTATGCAGCCTGCAAGGGACTGGAAATGCTGGTCCGCCATTTTGCTGGTTGCAAGTTGAGAGTCCCTGGTGGCTGCGTTCATTGCAAAAGAATGTGGCAGCTATTGGAGTTGCACTCAAGGCTTTGTACCAATTCTGATGTTTGTAGGGTGCCTTTGTGCAG GAACTTTAAAGAAAGAACCAGGAGACAGAGCAAGAAGGACGAGATTAAGTGGAGAATAttggtgaaaaaaatattgagaacaAAGACCATTGTTGGAGCACCATTCTTTTCATGGGAAATTGTCAGCTCTTCAAGAAAACAGAGTTTCCTTCTCCTAGAATAA
- the LOC121235852 gene encoding BTB/POZ and TAZ domain-containing protein 4 isoform X1, producing the protein MRRSSNLMGKVDSISEGSPVVSEKSVPVAPPLPSPATTIYCQKGLVRNGSKLRGYSRVSTATKDLWERLFDEGYRADVTINNDDGGIIYAHASILGMASPVMKGMLKKLKGQGRQRSIAIRGVPHDAVRVFIRFLYSSCYEKEEMEEFVLHLLVLSHTFVVPQLKQECVRELEQGLLTIENVVDIFQLALLCDAPRLSFICHRMILRNFTAVSATEGWEAMKQSHPMLEKELLGSLIYEENMQKERIRKLNERKIYLQLYEAMEALVHICRDGCLTIGPHDKDFKANQAPCHYAACKGLEMLVRHFAGCKLRVPGGCVHCKRMWQLLELHSRLCTNSDVCRVPLCRNFKERTRRQSKKDEIKWRILVKKILRTKTIVGAPFFSWEIVSSSRKQSFLLLE; encoded by the exons ATG AGGCGATCTTCAAATTTAATGGGAAAGGTGGACAGCATCAGTGAAGGATCTCCCGTAGTTTCAGAGAAAAGTGTTCCAGTAGCACCTCCATTGCCTAGTCCAGCAACAACCATTTATTGTCAGAAGGGATTAGTGAGGAATGGATCGAAGTTAAGAGGATACAGCCGTGTCTCTACAGCAACAAAAGATTTGTGGGAGCGCCTGTTTGATGAAGGTTATCGAGCTGATGTTACCATCAATAATGACGATGGTGGCATCATCTATGCGCATGCTAGCATCCTT GGCATGGCTTCTCCTGTGATGAAAGGCATGTTAAAGAAATTGAAAGGCCAAGGTAGGCAGCGATCAATTGCAATCCGGGGCGTTCCACATGATGCAGTTCGAGTTTTCATTAGATTCTTGTACTCTTCCTG TTACGAGAAAGAAGAAATGGAGGAATTTGTCCTGCATTTGTTGGTGCTGTCACATACATTCGTGGTTCCTCAGTTGAAGCAAGAGTGTGTGCGAGAACTAGAGCAGGGATTACTTACCATAGAGAATGTTGTTGACATCTTTCAACTTGCATTACTGTGTGATGCCCCTCGGCTTAGCTTCATATGTCACCGTATGATTCTGAGGAACTTTACAGCTGTTTCTGCTACTGAGGGATGGGAAGCGATGAAGCAAAGCCACCCCATGCTAGAAAAGGAACTTTTGGGGTCTCTAATTTATGAAGAAAAT ATGCAAAAGGAGAGGATCAGAAAATTAAATGAGAGAAAGATTTATTTGCAATTATATGAGGCAATGGAGGCTCTAGTTCATATATGCAGAGACGGTTGTCTGACAATTGGGCCACATGATaaggattttaaagcaaaccaGGCGCCTTGTCATTATGCAGCCTGCAAGGGACTGGAAATGCTGGTCCGCCATTTTGCTGGTTGCAAGTTGAGAGTCCCTGGTGGCTGCGTTCATTGCAAAAGAATGTGGCAGCTATTGGAGTTGCACTCAAGGCTTTGTACCAATTCTGATGTTTGTAGGGTGCCTTTGTGCAG GAACTTTAAAGAAAGAACCAGGAGACAGAGCAAGAAGGACGAGATTAAGTGGAGAATAttggtgaaaaaaatattgagaacaAAGACCATTGTTGGAGCACCATTCTTTTCATGGGAAATTGTCAGCTCTTCAAGAAAACAGAGTTTCCTTCTCCTAGAATAA